The Gracilimonas sp. genome includes a region encoding these proteins:
- a CDS encoding ABC transporter permease, which produces MFKNYLKTAFRSFKRHKSSFLINVIGLSIGMACSILILLWVLNELNYDRFHIDADRMYQVMEHQSYSGDIMTTHSTPGILAPALKEEVPEFEYVATYTWNIEYLFTKDDKSLKENGLYARPDFFYILDVNILHGNRDELINSPKSVAISKELAEKYFNTQNPIGESITINGTEVHTITGVFEKLPENSSFQFDYVLPFEDWLQNNEWATRWGNNGPRTIAKLYPGVDIAALNSKIKDFIKQKDDDDSNVDLFVFPFADLYLYGQFEDGVQTGGRIDYVRLFTIVAIFILLIACINFMNLSTAKATKRAKEVGIRKSIGASQSSLIGQFIGESMIITFFSLLVSVFLVELSLPVFNDLTDKAIDVSYSDPMLLLIFLGTALVTGFVAGSYPAFYLSSFEAVKTLKGNLKISGSEAFARKGLVVFQFSLSVILIISTIVVYQQIQFTQTKNLGYKKENLITFPVEGDVYDNWDTFKAQVKDIPGVVNASRSSSSFMGRNSNTSGLEWPGKLPDTHILFENVSADYGLIETMGFELLAGRSHSEEFGADTARIVINETAAKVMDMENPVGQVIQLWEEDTEIIGLVKDFHFQNLRYEVEPLFFRLTDFGWAAYVRVESDNIRETLAQIEDKYKEFNPTYPFAYEFMDEQYAALYRGEQRIGDLAKYFSIFAIIISCLGLFGLSAFTAEQRAKEIGVRKVLGASVQNLVLHLTKDFTKLVLIAIAIAIPVSWWMMDKWLSDFAYNPGLNWWIFAASGFLAVIIAWLTVSWQSIKAALVNPVQSLKSE; this is translated from the coding sequence ATGTTCAAAAATTATTTAAAAACTGCTTTTCGGAGTTTCAAACGTCATAAAAGTTCTTTTCTCATAAATGTCATCGGGTTATCCATTGGGATGGCCTGCAGTATCCTGATTCTGCTTTGGGTACTTAATGAGTTGAATTACGATCGCTTTCACATCGATGCAGATCGTATGTACCAAGTGATGGAGCATCAGTCGTATTCCGGCGATATCATGACAACCCATTCTACCCCGGGAATTTTAGCTCCTGCTTTAAAAGAGGAAGTGCCCGAGTTTGAATACGTCGCCACTTATACCTGGAATATAGAATACCTGTTTACCAAAGATGATAAGTCGCTCAAGGAAAATGGGTTATATGCCCGGCCTGACTTCTTCTATATTCTGGATGTCAACATATTGCATGGAAACCGGGACGAGCTCATCAACAGCCCCAAAAGTGTGGCTATTTCCAAAGAGCTGGCAGAGAAATATTTCAATACACAAAATCCGATAGGTGAATCTATTACCATTAACGGGACAGAGGTTCATACTATCACCGGCGTATTTGAAAAACTTCCCGAAAACTCCTCTTTCCAATTTGATTACGTGCTTCCCTTTGAGGATTGGCTGCAAAATAATGAATGGGCAACCCGGTGGGGAAACAACGGCCCAAGAACCATTGCCAAGCTATACCCGGGTGTTGATATTGCCGCTTTGAATTCAAAAATAAAGGACTTCATAAAACAAAAAGATGATGACGACTCGAATGTGGATCTCTTTGTTTTCCCCTTTGCCGATCTTTACCTGTACGGGCAATTTGAAGACGGTGTACAAACAGGTGGAAGAATCGATTACGTGAGGTTATTTACCATCGTTGCCATTTTCATATTGCTGATTGCCTGCATCAACTTCATGAACCTGAGTACAGCCAAAGCCACTAAAAGAGCCAAAGAAGTAGGAATTCGAAAATCAATCGGGGCCAGTCAGAGTTCTCTCATCGGGCAGTTTATTGGTGAATCCATGATCATCACTTTTTTCTCCCTGCTGGTTTCTGTCTTTCTTGTTGAATTGAGCTTACCGGTATTTAACGACCTGACGGACAAGGCCATCGATGTTTCCTATTCAGATCCGATGTTGCTGCTCATATTTCTTGGAACCGCATTGGTAACTGGGTTTGTGGCGGGTAGCTATCCGGCCTTTTATCTCTCCTCTTTCGAAGCTGTTAAAACCCTGAAAGGAAACCTGAAAATTTCAGGCAGCGAAGCTTTTGCCCGGAAAGGCCTGGTGGTATTCCAGTTCTCATTATCTGTAATCCTGATTATTTCTACCATTGTGGTGTACCAGCAAATTCAGTTTACCCAGACCAAAAACCTCGGGTATAAGAAGGAGAACCTCATCACCTTCCCTGTTGAGGGTGACGTCTATGATAATTGGGACACCTTTAAAGCCCAGGTAAAGGATATTCCGGGCGTCGTTAATGCATCCCGGTCCAGCTCTTCGTTTATGGGTAGAAATTCCAATACATCCGGTTTGGAATGGCCCGGTAAATTACCCGATACTCATATTTTATTCGAGAATGTAAGTGCAGATTACGGACTCATTGAAACCATGGGTTTTGAGCTTCTTGCCGGACGTTCTCATTCTGAAGAATTTGGTGCCGATACGGCCCGAATTGTGATTAATGAAACAGCAGCCAAGGTAATGGACATGGAAAATCCTGTCGGACAGGTAATTCAGCTCTGGGAAGAAGACACCGAGATCATCGGACTTGTTAAGGACTTTCATTTCCAGAACCTGCGGTATGAAGTCGAACCTCTTTTCTTCCGGCTTACCGACTTTGGCTGGGCAGCTTACGTAAGAGTTGAATCGGATAACATTCGCGAGACACTGGCGCAGATCGAAGACAAATACAAAGAATTCAACCCCACTTATCCTTTTGCTTATGAATTTATGGATGAGCAATATGCGGCCTTATACCGTGGAGAACAACGAATTGGCGACCTGGCCAAATATTTCTCCATCTTTGCCATTATCATCTCCTGCCTGGGACTTTTCGGCCTTTCAGCATTCACAGCCGAACAGCGTGCCAAAGAAATTGGGGTGCGAAAAGTGCTGGGAGCTTCAGTTCAAAACCTGGTGCTCCATCTCACCAAAGACTTCACCAAGCTGGTGCTGATTGCCATTGCCATTGCTATACCGGTTTCGTGGTGGATGATGGACAAATGGCTCTCCGATTTCGCCTACAACCCGGGCTTGAACTGGTGGATATTTGCCGCCTCCGGTTTCCTGGCAGTGATAATTGCCTGGCTGACGGTAAGCTGGCAATCCATAAAAGCAGCCCTGGTAAATCCGGTACAGAGCTTGAAGAGTGAGTAA
- a CDS encoding amidase family protein: MKTASIHWVIIFVTAVLTSCQPILYKNQEGKSSSSVSKEFNVDEATIKNVHQAFRENTLTAERLVQIYLERIQKYDQPFGLNAITSINQRALQDARVLDEEFRNTGELRPLHGIPVIVKENISTAGLQTTAGSLAMQGFMPKEDAYIIKKLKEAGAIVLAKSNMAEWGISANITVSSVAGETLNPYNLAYTTAGSSGGPAAAIAANFGIIGIGTDTGGSIRGPASHNAVVGVRPSMALTSRKGIIPLNLRNDVPGPMTRTAEDAARVLEVINGYDPEDPLTEYGKEKLPDSYTEFLQKDALKGIRIGVFRKLSNYASPQIDTLFQQAIYELEKLGAIIIDPFEVPGFDSLRHNQWCAVFQEDLNEFLGSLGDEVPVNNLQEVIASGKYSKYIENDLINYQKYMKVQGETVCGGPFSDTKRIAFRNAIEQAMNHQRVDVLIYPSWNRAPIKAGTVYAITGDNNHIIAPHTGQPAVTVPMGFLPENLPAGIQFLGRIFDDHKILSYAYAYERATQHRRKPKMFSK, translated from the coding sequence TTGAAGACAGCATCAATTCATTGGGTTATAATTTTCGTTACTGCAGTTTTAACTTCCTGTCAGCCCATTCTATATAAAAATCAGGAAGGTAAAAGCTCATCATCAGTCTCCAAAGAATTCAACGTTGATGAAGCAACCATTAAGAATGTTCATCAGGCTTTCAGAGAAAATACCCTTACTGCCGAAAGGCTGGTTCAAATATATCTGGAACGCATACAAAAATACGATCAGCCGTTCGGGTTAAATGCCATCACCTCCATTAACCAGAGGGCTCTTCAGGATGCTCGTGTTTTGGATGAGGAGTTTAGAAATACCGGGGAGCTGCGACCATTGCATGGTATTCCCGTTATTGTGAAGGAGAATATCAGCACGGCAGGACTTCAGACCACAGCCGGTTCGCTTGCAATGCAGGGATTTATGCCTAAAGAGGATGCCTACATTATTAAGAAATTAAAGGAGGCTGGAGCCATCGTTTTGGCTAAGTCTAATATGGCAGAATGGGGTATCAGCGCCAATATTACAGTAAGTTCGGTAGCTGGTGAAACGCTGAATCCCTACAATCTTGCATATACAACAGCGGGCTCAAGCGGAGGCCCAGCCGCAGCAATTGCTGCCAATTTTGGGATCATTGGAATAGGAACAGATACGGGTGGTTCTATCCGGGGTCCGGCTTCCCATAATGCTGTTGTAGGTGTAAGACCATCAATGGCGTTGACGAGCAGAAAGGGAATTATACCGCTTAATTTAAGGAATGATGTACCCGGTCCTATGACCAGAACAGCAGAAGACGCAGCTCGGGTACTTGAGGTAATAAATGGATATGATCCGGAAGACCCGCTAACCGAATATGGAAAAGAAAAATTGCCGGATAGTTATACTGAGTTTTTACAAAAAGATGCTTTAAAAGGAATTCGAATAGGTGTTTTTAGAAAGCTCAGTAATTATGCCAGTCCTCAGATAGATACTTTATTTCAACAAGCTATTTATGAGCTGGAGAAACTGGGTGCAATTATTATTGATCCTTTCGAGGTCCCCGGCTTTGATTCTCTGCGCCACAATCAATGGTGTGCGGTATTTCAGGAAGATTTGAATGAGTTTTTGGGTAGCCTTGGTGATGAAGTTCCGGTTAATAACTTACAAGAGGTTATAGCTTCGGGTAAATATTCGAAATACATAGAGAATGATCTGATTAATTATCAAAAATACATGAAAGTACAAGGAGAGACGGTTTGTGGCGGTCCTTTTTCGGATACTAAAAGAATTGCATTCAGGAATGCTATTGAACAGGCTATGAACCACCAACGGGTAGATGTATTAATCTACCCATCCTGGAATCGAGCGCCCATTAAAGCGGGAACGGTATATGCTATTACGGGAGATAATAACCACATTATAGCTCCACATACGGGGCAACCGGCAGTGACGGTTCCTATGGGATTTCTGCCTGAGAACCTGCCGGCAGGGATACAGTTTTTAGGTCGTATTTTTGACGACCATAAAATTCTGAGTTACGCATACGCCTATGAGAGAGCAACTCAGCATCGAAGAAAGCCCAAAATGTTCTCGAAGTAA
- a CDS encoding family 10 glycosylhydrolase — MLSSCQYLKLSPKKPADSHPEIQREFRAAWVATVANINWPSEPGIPVEQQKEEAIKLLDLLQATNFNAVIFQVRPQSDALYESELEPWSYYLTGQQGVPPTPYYDPLSFWIEEAHKRGLELHVWLNPYRAHHVRGGPVSEHSVVNTKDELVVGLKSGYWWFDPSLQETQDHAHAVVMDIVKRYDIDGVHFDDYFYPYPSYNFGEDFPDDESWDAYVNSGGKLSRSDWRRKAVDTFIQRVYRSIKKEKPYVKFGLSPFGVWRPGSPPSIAGMDQYEVLYADAKKWLKKGWVDYFSPQLYWPINQVPQSFPVLLGWWEEQNFTDRHIWPGMSISRYEGEQQVDEVINQIMITRGMLPEAPGTIHWSMTGIVENDSLQQALLDKPYKREALIPSMNWINHRPLKAPDISFTGEKGALSFVLEEDMSRVSKWIVYARYDNTWQTIIIPKTRESAVIPYYRINHAPASSPLRKGRVSLLKELHITYIDRLGFESSAFIQNFEHLD; from the coding sequence ATGCTTTCCAGTTGTCAGTACCTCAAACTTTCCCCGAAAAAACCGGCTGATTCCCATCCTGAAATTCAGCGTGAATTCAGGGCCGCTTGGGTTGCTACGGTTGCCAACATCAACTGGCCCAGTGAACCGGGTATCCCCGTGGAGCAGCAGAAAGAAGAGGCTATAAAACTGCTCGATCTTTTGCAGGCCACAAACTTTAATGCCGTTATTTTCCAGGTTCGCCCCCAATCTGATGCTTTATATGAAAGCGAGCTGGAACCCTGGTCGTATTACCTGACCGGCCAGCAAGGCGTGCCACCAACTCCCTATTATGATCCCCTGAGTTTCTGGATTGAAGAAGCCCATAAAAGAGGACTTGAGCTTCATGTTTGGCTTAATCCTTACCGGGCACACCATGTGAGAGGCGGCCCCGTTTCGGAGCACTCCGTCGTGAACACAAAAGATGAGTTGGTAGTAGGATTAAAAAGCGGGTACTGGTGGTTCGATCCCAGCCTGCAGGAAACCCAGGATCATGCCCACGCCGTAGTTATGGACATCGTAAAGCGATACGATATTGACGGCGTTCATTTTGATGACTACTTCTATCCCTATCCATCTTATAATTTTGGGGAAGACTTTCCGGACGATGAAAGCTGGGACGCTTATGTAAACTCCGGCGGAAAGCTTTCCCGAAGTGACTGGCGAAGAAAAGCCGTAGACACATTCATACAACGGGTATATAGATCCATAAAAAAGGAAAAGCCTTATGTGAAATTTGGGCTAAGTCCCTTTGGTGTGTGGCGACCGGGAAGTCCGCCATCCATTGCAGGAATGGATCAATATGAGGTGCTTTACGCTGATGCCAAAAAGTGGCTCAAAAAAGGCTGGGTTGATTACTTCTCACCCCAACTGTATTGGCCCATAAACCAAGTACCACAGAGCTTTCCGGTTCTTTTGGGATGGTGGGAAGAGCAGAATTTTACAGACCGGCATATCTGGCCGGGCATGAGTATTTCCCGCTATGAAGGAGAGCAACAAGTGGACGAGGTCATTAATCAAATTATGATAACACGCGGCATGCTGCCGGAAGCACCCGGAACCATCCACTGGAGTATGACGGGAATAGTTGAAAATGACTCGCTCCAACAAGCCCTGCTTGATAAACCTTATAAACGGGAAGCCCTGATTCCTTCCATGAACTGGATCAACCATCGTCCGCTAAAAGCACCTGACATTTCTTTTACCGGTGAAAAGGGGGCCCTTTCTTTTGTATTGGAGGAAGATATGAGCCGTGTTTCAAAATGGATTGTTTATGCTCGATATGATAACACCTGGCAAACAATTATCATCCCAAAAACCCGGGAGTCTGCCGTTATCCCTTATTACAGGATAAACCATGCACCTGCCAGTTCACCTCTTCGAAAAGGAAGGGTTTCGCTGCTGAAGGAACTTCATATTACCTATATCGACCGGTTAGGATTTGAAAGTTCGGCCTTCATTCAAAATTTTGAACATCTCGATTAA
- a CDS encoding ABC transporter permease: MLKNYIKIAWRNFRNNKSYSLINVLGLAIGLCCLILISLFVTDELSYDQFHENSEQIYFVGRESSYGSNTNKGLSTQYPVGPAMKNVIPEVDDFLITLYKGSGDVSVNGEDFSEEDRIIHASESFFRMFSFPLKIGQPETVLSDPKSVVITEEIAEKYFGDENPIGRTLLINRYEEGEFIVTGVAENMQQNSYLNFDIVASINNTSYSKTHRDSWGSSMFNTYVQLQEGSTWSDISPKVSELVIKNMGEESTTSFFSIPISDLYLSEHSLASGFKGDRKYIYIFSAIALFILILACINYMNLSTARAMQRSREVGVRKVVGAGKTQLIMQFIGEAVLVAVFAFILGLFIAELALPFFNNFVEKELLMTFKETGSLLSLLFLTSIGVGVLSGSYPAFFLSRFKPSIVLKAASHQSSKGGGFRRMLVTLQFVVSTALIICTLIAFNQLQFVLEKDLGFEDDQVMYIPAHQIRGNIETFKEIALNHSAVIHASATTDIPSRFGMRTGQAFDPDNPDNQFYAHSLRTDADYDDVLNLEMAAGRFFDENRITDRNKARVINEAMVKKLGWGNPDSAVNRMLSDSSTIVGVVKDFHFKSLHSNIGPVYIRMKPTDPNKYNSYNMLAIKFHPEQAQSLISYLQEEWTKLWPEDPLTYHFLDDKFAEQYATDQKLSRAFTAFAAIAIFIACLGLFGLAAFSAERRTKEIGIRKVLGATVSNIVALLSKDFILLVLTGFAIAIPIAWYAMNQWLADFAYRIEIGPGIFALAGGAALIIALLTVSWQSIKAAVANPVDSLRSE, translated from the coding sequence TTTCTCTCTTTGTAACAGATGAACTCAGCTACGACCAATTCCATGAGAACAGTGAGCAGATATACTTCGTGGGAAGAGAAAGTTCTTACGGTAGTAACACTAATAAAGGATTAAGTACCCAATATCCTGTTGGCCCGGCAATGAAAAATGTAATTCCTGAAGTAGATGATTTCCTCATTACTTTATATAAAGGATCAGGAGATGTAAGCGTAAATGGTGAAGATTTCTCTGAAGAAGATCGCATTATTCATGCTTCAGAAAGCTTCTTCAGGATGTTTTCCTTCCCTTTAAAAATTGGCCAGCCAGAGACCGTTCTTTCTGATCCAAAATCAGTTGTTATTACTGAAGAAATAGCTGAGAAATATTTTGGAGACGAAAACCCCATTGGTAGAACACTCTTAATTAATCGATATGAGGAAGGGGAATTTATAGTTACAGGAGTTGCTGAAAATATGCAGCAGAATTCCTATCTCAATTTTGATATAGTTGCTTCCATTAATAATACGTCCTACTCCAAAACACATCGTGATTCTTGGGGGTCAAGTATGTTCAATACCTATGTTCAACTTCAGGAAGGTTCAACTTGGTCAGACATTTCTCCAAAAGTTTCAGAATTGGTGATAAAAAATATGGGAGAAGAATCAACGACCTCTTTTTTCTCCATTCCTATTTCTGATCTTTACCTATCGGAGCATTCACTAGCCAGTGGTTTTAAAGGTGATAGAAAGTATATCTATATTTTTTCAGCCATTGCCCTTTTTATTCTGATACTGGCATGCATAAATTACATGAACTTATCTACAGCCCGTGCTATGCAACGTTCCAGAGAGGTCGGAGTTCGTAAAGTAGTAGGAGCCGGAAAAACACAACTTATAATGCAGTTTATTGGAGAAGCTGTATTAGTTGCTGTATTTGCTTTCATTTTGGGGTTATTTATAGCCGAACTTGCCCTGCCCTTCTTCAACAATTTTGTTGAGAAAGAGTTGTTAATGACCTTCAAGGAAACCGGTTCTTTATTGTCTCTCCTGTTTTTGACTTCTATAGGAGTCGGAGTACTTTCTGGAAGCTATCCGGCTTTCTTTTTGTCGCGATTTAAACCATCAATTGTTCTTAAAGCGGCTTCTCATCAAAGCTCTAAAGGTGGTGGTTTCAGAAGAATGTTAGTCACACTGCAATTTGTGGTTTCTACAGCATTGATCATCTGTACTCTCATTGCTTTCAATCAGCTGCAATTCGTACTCGAAAAAGACCTTGGGTTTGAGGATGATCAGGTGATGTATATTCCTGCACATCAAATTCGTGGTAATATCGAAACATTTAAAGAAATCGCGCTAAATCATTCTGCAGTCATTCACGCTTCTGCCACAACAGATATCCCCAGCAGGTTTGGGATGCGAACCGGCCAGGCTTTTGACCCTGATAATCCGGATAATCAATTCTATGCACATAGTCTCAGAACCGATGCTGACTACGATGATGTCCTAAACCTTGAAATGGCTGCTGGCAGGTTTTTTGACGAGAACCGCATTACGGATCGTAACAAAGCTCGTGTTATAAATGAAGCTATGGTGAAAAAATTAGGATGGGGCAATCCGGATAGTGCTGTAAACAGAATGCTTTCAGATAGTTCAACAATAGTAGGGGTTGTAAAAGACTTTCACTTCAAGTCACTTCATAGCAATATTGGACCTGTTTATATCCGAATGAAGCCAACCGATCCAAACAAATATAATTCGTATAACATGCTTGCCATAAAATTTCATCCTGAACAAGCGCAGTCATTGATCTCATACCTTCAGGAAGAATGGACTAAGCTTTGGCCTGAAGATCCTCTCACCTACCATTTTCTTGATGATAAATTTGCAGAACAATATGCTACTGATCAAAAACTGAGTAGAGCGTTTACAGCATTTGCTGCTATTGCCATTTTCATAGCCTGCTTAGGATTATTTGGTTTAGCCGCCTTCTCAGCCGAACGCCGCACCAAAGAAATCGGCATCCGCAAAGTTCTGGGAGCTACCGTTTCCAACATCGTAGCGCTGCTTTCCAAAGATTTTATCCTGCTTGTACTCACAGGGTTTGCCATAGCTATCCCTATCGCCTGGTACGCCATGAACCAATGGCTGGCGGACTTCGCCTACCGTATCGAAATTGGACCCGGTATTTTTGCCCTGGCCGGCGGTGCCGCTTTAATCATCGCCTTGCTGACCGTAAGCTGGCAATCCATCAAAGCCGCCGTGGCTAATCCCGTGGATAGTTTGAGGAGTGAATGA